The Nitrospiria bacterium nucleotide sequence TTCTTTCTTAAGATACATAGATTATTTACTCCCTGCTGGAACTGCGTGTGGCATATTAATGTCCGCGTCCTTTAACAACCCCGCATCCTCATACTTCATTTGAGAACTAATGATGAAATCCTCCTTCGGCAACTCGTCAATCATAACCATTTTGATGGCATGGTGCCTTGCCATCGTATCGCAAACCCAAACGCACTGCATACACCCTTTGCACCGATCCACCGAAACATAAGCCGAATTCTTTTTCTTATCGAACTGAATGGTATTCGCTTCGGGGCAGAACTGGGTACACAGAACACATTTTGTTTTTCCGCAGATTTCAGTATCAATGTTGGCAACAAGATACACGCTTAAACCTCCTTTTTATTTACCCTGTACTCACAGGCGTTTTCAATGTTCCCGTTTTTCCCAGAATCCATTTATGCTCCATCGCATAATCCCACCCGGCTTTCACCGTGGCCATGTTCTTTTCGAGTAACTCCTGCTTATGCTTAAATTTCCTCTCGACAACGGAATCCAGAGCGGCTGTACCCCCAGAGACCACAAAACCCTTTCCCAAAAATCGTTCTTTAACTGCTTTGTCAATGGCCTCGAGATTGGTCAACTGGGTAATGGCCCCAATGGCCCCCACAATGGCCATATTGGTGGCCAAATCGGTTCCCGCGGTTTCGATAGCCAGTAAGGTCGCGGGAAAGGTATAGGTTTTGACTCCTTTTGTCTCCAGATCCTTTACTTCATCAGGGGGAAGGGGAATATTTTCTCGGGCGTTGACCAAGATGAGTCCATTATCTTTGATGCCATAATGGAAGGGATTGGTATAGGATTTTCCGTGAGTAATGACCTGAGGATGAAAAACCGTAATGATATGGGGAAAAAGGATCTCCCCAATTTCATAGATAGGGAGTTCGGATACCCGAACATAGCTCTCCACAGGAGCCATCCTCTTTTCTGATCCGTAAAAAGGAACGATGGTACTCTCACCCCCCGCATGAATCACCGCAGTGGACAAGATGTGGGAAGCTGTAACAACCCCCTGTCCTCCCAAGCCTGCCATTCTTATATTGAATTTCATCCGGTCACCTCCGCCGGTTTGGGTGTCTTTTTCTGGTATTCTTTATATCCCCACTTTGTAGCCAAATATTCTTTGGCTTCATCAGTAATGTACTCATTGAACTCATACCGGTCTTTTTCAACTTCTTTAGCATCTTCCATGACCTTGTCTGTGGGAATGGCATATTCAATGTTGCAGGAGGTGTATGCTTGAATATAGGTGGGACCCACTTCACGGGCGATCAAGACGGCCTTCTTAATCACCGACTCCACACGCCGAGGACTGTTAGGAACCACAACCGCAACATATGCACAGCCTGCTGTTTTTGCCATTTCCGGAATGGCAATCTTATCAAACTTCTTCCCCATGGGGGCCATTTTAAGGACTGACCCTTTGTTGGTCATTCCGCTTTCTTGCCCCCCTGTGTTTCCATAAACCTCGTTATCCAACATAATGGTGGTAAACTTTTCTCCGCGAAACCAGGAATGCATCATCATCGAAAAACCAATGTCAGCCAAACCCCCATCCCCCGCCATTACCACCACATCTTTATGTTTTTCGGGAAAGCGAAGTTGAAGACCCCTCTTCAGTCCACTGGCCACCGCATTGGTGTCACCATAATTTCCGTACACAAAGGGAATGACTGCCTGAGAAATGGCCAAACGTCCGCATCCTGCCGTCCCAACAGTAATGGTGTCCTCTGGATTCGGAAAAGCAATAATGGCAAGGCGGATGAAAAGCGTCATTGCACAGCCCGCACACATCGGATGCTCTTCTAGAGCTTCTTTAAATGTTCCAAGTTGGGAGACCGAAACCTGCTTCCCAAAAGGACCGTGCTCAACAAAATCACGGTATTCCTTGGCTACATATTTTCCAAAACCCGGTGAAATCTTTACATATTCTAAACTCATTCGGGGCCTCCTCTTTGATATAAATATTTAGAGAACTGTAATTTCCAATGCTACAGTGTTTCTTGATACAAGTCAATAAATCTAAAGGCCTAAAATTTCTTTATTTTTCTAGGTCTTTTGGACTTTTTAAGCCAAAAAGCCTCTATTAAAAAAAGCGCGAAAGAAACTAAGAAATGCCGTTAGTATAAGACACCGCTCTAAATCGTGTCAAACAAAAAAGGTAATTTGGGGAATTTTAATGCTCATTTTGGCCATATTTTGATCACCCAATCTCTATTCCCAAAAACCGAATTCTGGGGATAGACCCTAAAAATAATAAAAACAATTTTTTCCTTGAAAAATTCACCCTTTCAGGTATATTCCTATATCCTTCATCTACCTAAAATCACGGCGGTGTAGCTCAGTTGGTAGAGCAGGTGAATCATAATCACTTGGTCCGGGGTTCGAGTCCCTGCACCGCCACCAAAAACTACTTTAAATTCAA carries:
- a CDS encoding 2-oxoacid:acceptor oxidoreductase family protein encodes the protein MKFNIRMAGLGGQGVVTASHILSTAVIHAGGESTIVPFYGSEKRMAPVESYVRVSELPIYEIGEILFPHIITVFHPQVITHGKSYTNPFHYGIKDNGLILVNARENIPLPPDEVKDLETKGVKTYTFPATLLAIETAGTDLATNMAIVGAIGAITQLTNLEAIDKAVKERFLGKGFVVSGGTAALDSVVERKFKHKQELLEKNMATVKAGWDYAMEHKWILGKTGTLKTPVSTG
- a CDS encoding thiamine pyrophosphate-dependent enzyme; this encodes MSLEYVKISPGFGKYVAKEYRDFVEHGPFGKQVSVSQLGTFKEALEEHPMCAGCAMTLFIRLAIIAFPNPEDTITVGTAGCGRLAISQAVIPFVYGNYGDTNAVASGLKRGLQLRFPEKHKDVVVMAGDGGLADIGFSMMMHSWFRGEKFTTIMLDNEVYGNTGGQESGMTNKGSVLKMAPMGKKFDKIAIPEMAKTAGCAYVAVVVPNSPRRVESVIKKAVLIAREVGPTYIQAYTSCNIEYAIPTDKVMEDAKEVEKDRYEFNEYITDEAKEYLATKWGYKEYQKKTPKPAEVTG
- a CDS encoding 4Fe-4S dicluster domain-containing protein; its protein translation is MYLVANIDTEICGKTKCVLCTQFCPEANTIQFDKKKNSAYVSVDRCKGCMQCVWVCDTMARHHAIKMVMIDELPKEDFIISSQMKYEDAGLLKDADINMPHAVPAGSK